From one Bacteroides fragilis NCTC 9343 genomic stretch:
- a CDS encoding MBOAT family O-acyltransferase, translated as MFPIDIDFSRLLEAFKYNPDAPMIFSSGIFLWLFAAFMVIYTLLQHRNTARILFVALFSYYFYYKSSGTYFFLLAIVTVTDFVIAWLMDRTDVRWKRKFCVVLSVSVNLGLLCYFKYTNFLGGVIASLMGGEFTALDIFLPVGISFFTFQSLSYTIDVYREEIKPLTSLLDYAFYVSFFPQLVAGPIVRARDFIPQIRKPLYVSQEMFGRGIFLIVAGLFKKAVISDYISINFVERIFDNPTLYSGVENLMGLYGYALQIYCDFSGYSDMAIGIALLLGFHFNLNFNSPYKSASITEFWRRWHISLSSWLRDYLYISLGGNRHGKFRQYLNLIITMFLGGLWHGASWNFVLWGTFHGVALALHKAWMSIIGRKKGETSHGIRRVLGVIITFHFVCFCWIFFRNADFHNSMDMLNQIFTAFRPQLFPQLIEGYWRVFALMAVGFLLHFAPDSWENAVCRGVIKLPFLGKAIVMVAMIYLVIQMKSSEIQPFIYFQF; from the coding sequence ATGTTTCCCATTGATATTGATTTCAGCCGCCTGTTGGAGGCTTTCAAATATAATCCGGATGCGCCGATGATATTCAGCAGCGGAATTTTTCTTTGGCTGTTCGCTGCGTTTATGGTAATCTATACACTGTTGCAACATCGCAATACGGCACGGATTCTGTTTGTTGCTCTTTTCTCCTATTATTTTTATTACAAGAGTAGTGGAACCTATTTTTTCCTGTTGGCCATCGTTACTGTTACCGATTTTGTGATAGCCTGGCTGATGGATCGAACCGATGTCCGCTGGAAACGTAAGTTTTGTGTGGTACTCAGTGTATCGGTCAATTTGGGATTACTCTGCTACTTTAAATATACCAATTTTCTGGGTGGGGTCATTGCCTCGCTGATGGGAGGGGAGTTTACGGCACTTGACATCTTTTTGCCTGTCGGCATCTCCTTTTTCACATTCCAGTCGTTAAGCTACACCATTGATGTCTATAGGGAAGAGATCAAACCTTTGACCAGTCTGCTGGATTATGCCTTTTATGTCTCTTTCTTTCCACAGTTGGTGGCCGGGCCCATTGTCCGGGCACGTGATTTTATTCCGCAAATTCGTAAACCGCTCTATGTGTCGCAGGAAATGTTCGGCAGGGGTATCTTTCTTATTGTGGCAGGTTTGTTCAAGAAAGCGGTTATCTCCGATTACATAAGTATTAACTTTGTTGAGCGTATTTTTGATAACCCGACACTCTATTCGGGAGTCGAGAACCTGATGGGGCTTTATGGTTATGCTTTGCAGATTTATTGTGATTTTTCAGGATATAGTGATATGGCAATCGGCATTGCTCTTTTACTTGGTTTCCATTTCAATTTGAACTTTAATTCTCCGTATAAATCAGCGTCGATCACTGAGTTCTGGAGACGTTGGCATATTTCTTTGTCGAGTTGGTTACGCGACTATCTTTATATTTCTTTGGGAGGTAACCGTCACGGGAAGTTCCGTCAATACCTCAATCTGATTATTACCATGTTCCTTGGTGGACTATGGCATGGGGCTTCATGGAATTTTGTGCTTTGGGGTACTTTTCACGGAGTGGCACTTGCTCTTCATAAAGCATGGATGTCCATTATTGGGCGTAAAAAGGGGGAGACCAGTCACGGTATTCGCCGGGTATTGGGTGTTATCATTACTTTCCACTTTGTCTGCTTTTGTTGGATTTTCTTCCGTAATGCTGACTTTCACAATTCGATGGACATGCTGAATCAGATTTTTACTGCTTTCCGTCCACAGCTTTTCCCACAACTGATAGAAGGGTATTGGCGGGTATTTGCACTGATGGCAGTTGGTTTCCTGCTCCATTTTGCTCCGGATAGTTGGGAAAATGCCGTTTGCCGTGGAGTGATCAAGCTTCCTTTCTTAGGTAAAGCTATTGTAATGGTGGCTATGATTTATCTGGTCATCCAGATGAAGAGCAGTGAGATTCAGCCGTTCATCTATTTCCAGTTCTAG